One window from the genome of Marinobacter sp. LV10R510-11A encodes:
- a CDS encoding phosphotransferase has protein sequence MSQHNAKVCVNPRSTGISSEQTYIKHTLKLSLKPEAQELARCRNLDIQTEHVKAVELISFNESTNRLTTRKVDGQELFHAVWNPTYLLGRLKGHRLPYPDTVRARITELGSWLRKYHESSASSLLTSPDGDWMEAEFRGKIEYIRKNRLISEYNLAKIERQFGTEFRNLSKPEYLAANNSFACRVHGDFIIYNVLIDKQRDLHILDFGDTRVSGNLDDVARFYSGLWAIVATNATRRRLFGDLPQRFLNAYGVSHEIIETPYFRCNLVYNFLTHLSGQLYMRDLLSWNSNREMNQITRVGIKWVYQQI, from the coding sequence ATGAGCCAGCACAATGCGAAAGTATGCGTTAACCCCCGCAGCACTGGAATCAGTTCTGAGCAAACCTATATAAAACACACATTGAAACTCAGCCTTAAGCCAGAAGCACAAGAACTGGCCCGCTGCCGCAACCTAGACATTCAGACCGAACATGTCAAAGCAGTTGAGCTGATCAGCTTCAATGAATCGACGAATCGGCTTACCACGCGGAAAGTGGATGGGCAAGAGCTATTTCACGCCGTCTGGAACCCTACGTACCTTTTGGGACGGTTGAAAGGTCATCGGCTACCTTACCCCGATACGGTTCGCGCTCGTATTACTGAGCTTGGTAGTTGGTTGCGCAAGTATCATGAAAGCTCCGCTAGTAGCCTATTGACGAGCCCCGATGGGGATTGGATGGAAGCAGAATTTCGTGGTAAAATTGAGTATATAAGAAAAAATCGCTTAATCTCGGAATACAATCTAGCAAAGATTGAGAGGCAGTTCGGTACAGAGTTCAGAAACCTGAGCAAGCCAGAATACTTGGCCGCCAACAACTCATTTGCCTGCCGCGTACATGGCGATTTTATTATCTATAATGTTCTGATTGATAAGCAACGGGATTTACATATTCTGGATTTTGGTGACACTAGGGTTTCAGGTAACCTAGATGACGTAGCCAGATTTTACAGTGGCCTGTGGGCGATAGTGGCAACTAACGCCACTCGGCGAAGGCTCTTCGGGGATTTACCTCAGCGTTTTCTGAATGCCTATGGTGTTTCGCATGAAATAATTGAGACCCCCTACTTCCGCTGCAATCTGGTCTACAATTTCCTTACTCACCTTTCAGGTCAGCTTTATATGAGAGACCTACTATCTTGGAACTCAAATCGGGAGATGAATCAAATCACACGGGTAGGCATTAAGTGGGTATACCAACAAATCTAA